The genomic region AAGTTGCGAGACCAGGGGTTTCAACTGGTGGCCACCGGGCTTTTCCCGGAAACTATTGACTTTCGTGAGGTAGATTATACCCGGCCCACAGTTATTATCGTGGGGCACGAACTTGAAGGTATTTCTGAAACCGTGCGAGAGCTTGCCCACGCAGTGGTGAAAATACCCATGCACGGCATGGTGCAAAGCCTTAACGTTTCTGTCGCTACAGGGATTATTCTTTATGAAGCTGAAAGGCAGCGAAAAGAAAAAGGCCTCTACGAAATTTCTCATCTTTCCGAGGAAGAAATAGAATCTATCCTTGAAGACTGGGCCTATCACCGTGTAATCAAAGACAAAGCCAGAGGCCGCCTTTCTTCATGAACCAGGGGAAAACTTTTGAACTTAAAGTTTTGCCTGCTGATGAAGGTAAGCGCCTTGATGTCTTTTTGGCTGAAAATATTTCCGAGCTCACCCGCTCGCAGGCGAAAAAAATCATTGAAAATGGCCACGTGAAAATAGACGGCAAAGTAGTTTCAAAGCCAAGGCACAAAATCAAGGCAGGCGAGATCATAGAAGTTTTTGTGCCGGCGCCAAAGCCACTGGAAATAAAACCCGAAGAGGAAGTTCCCTTTGAAATACTTTACGAAGATAAACACTTGGCGGTGATAAATAAGCCGCCTGGGGTGGTGGTACATCCAGGGGCTGGGCACTACGAGGGAACTCTTGTTCACGGGCTTTTGGCCAGGCTTAAAGATCTTTCTGGTATCGGCGGGGAATTGAGGCCAGGAATAGTCCATCGCCTTGACAAAGATACCTCAGGCCTTCTGGTGGTGGCTAAAGATGATAAGACCCATCAGGCCTTGACTCAGATGTTTAAAGACCGCGAGATAAAAAAGATTTATCTGGCTCTGGTGCACGGTGTCCCAAGGCTTTCAGCAGGAAAAATAGAAAAGCCTATCGGGCGTCATCCAGTTAATCGGCAAAAGATGTCCGTTCACGCCAAAACTGGCCGTGAGGCCCTAACTTTTTATCGGGTGCGGGAAAGGTTTCCTAAGGCAGCACTTCTTGAAGTTGAGCCCAAAACCGGGCGTACCCATCAAATAAGGGTCCACCTGGCTTCAATAGGCCATCCCATAGTGGGTGATGAACTCTACGGTGGAGCAAGGCCTCACGGCCCTAAGGCCAGGCGGCAGATGCTTCATGCATATCGTTTGGCTTTTAAGCATCCTGTCACAGGAAAAGAACTTTCTTTTGAGGCCCCTTTGCCGGAAGATTTTGAGGAGATTTTAAGTGAGTTGCGCCAGGTCAAGAATTAATCCATTCGTAACTTTGAACTACGATGATACCGGCTTTTTGGGCTCGTTCAAGTATTTCCGGTTTAGCAAAGTGGGTAATGATTAGCGGGATCACTTCTCCGCCAAATTCTTCTCTGACTACATTCACTTTTTTCCACAAATTTTTAAACTTAGAGGCGTCATCTAGTTTTAAAACCGCCTCCCCCACTAAAATGGCTTCTTTGCCATTTAGTCGCACCCTGGCAAATATGTCCACCTCTTCATTTTGGACGGTGGTTCTAATGAGACGATCAATGATTTCAATGTCGTGGGTCTTTTTTAGAAACGTAGGAAGGTAGCGAAAGGCTTCATTTTCTAAAGCATAAGCAACACTACGCGCAAGGCCACCGAGTTCTTTTCTGGTGCGCTGAAGGCCTCGCGTCAATTTGGCTATTTCTTTCTCGGTTCTCTTCTGGGCTTCGGCTAGTTCCTGCATAGTGATTTCTAGCTTGGTCAAGCGTTCCTCACTCCGTTTCTGGGTATTGATCAGGTCTGCTATTATTTTGGATTGTTCTTTTATTACTTCTTTGAGCTCGTTAAATTCTTCTTTGGTGACCTGGTTCTCAAGCTCTTTGCGTTGTTGTTCCATCTCCTCCAGAAGGGAGAAAAAGATTTCGCGAAGTTCTGGAGGAGTCTCGCTGATTTTTTTGATAAGTGTAACGCTAACAGGCACTAGCTATCCCTCCCTATTGAGGCTATAAAAACATTATAATCACCTTACGGTTAAGAGCCAAACTTGTAATCGGACAGGCTTTCATGGAACACTCTAATCCTATTAAAATAGCCATAACTGGCCCGCCAGCGGCGGGAAAAACCACAGTACTTTCTATTTTTGCCCAAAAAGGAGTGCCAGTTTTTTCTGCTGATGAAGAGGTGAAACGCCTCTCTCAACCATGTAAGCCTGGGTTCCACCTGGTAGTGAAAAAATTAGGTAAAGATTTTTTGACTAAAGAAGGTCAGCTTAACCGCCGCAAGCTCCTTCACGCTATGTTGGCTGATCCGAAAACAAAAAAAACCCTTGAGGAGATTTTTCATCCGTTGGTTAAAAAAAGCCTTCTTGACTGGTTTGAAAAAAATAAAGACAAGCCGCTTTTAGTAGCGGAGATCCCCCTTCTTTACCAGGGCAGCTGGGAAAAAATTTTTGACCGGGTTATCTGGGTTACTGTTCCGCAAGAAGTTTTGCTTGAGCGCTTAAGCAAAAGGTTGAAAGACGAAAGGCTCGCCAAAGATCTCCTTAGATGTTATCAAAAAGATTTACCGGAGAAAATTTTTCCGGATTTAGTGATTGAAAGTACGAGCCCGCTATCAAAAATTGAAGAGAGAATAAAAAATGATTTCTTTTAGAGAAGCGCTTTCCCTTATTGCCAAACATTTAAGTCCTCTTAAACCAATTTATTTGCCCGTGTGGAAAGCCAGAGGTTTTGTTCTGGCTGAAGACGTAAAATCCAGGGTAGATGTACCTAACCGAGACGTTTCCTTAAAAGATGGCTATGCCGTAAGAGCTGAAGACATTTCCGCGGCTAATCCCGAAGATCCCGTTATCCTTAAGCTTATTGGCGAGATTTTTGCTGGCGGAGACGAAGATTTTGAAGTTTTGCCTGGCACTTGCGTGAGGATTACAGCCGGTGCCCCTTTGCCCACAGGAGCCAATGCCGTCTTGGCCGAAGAGTTTAGTCGTCTTGAAGGAGAAAGTGTTTTGGCTCTGGCCGATGCACCAGAAGGCATAAATGTTATCAAAAAAGGTGACGACCTTCTTAAAGAAGAAATTATTTTAGAAAGCGGTACCTTTCTTTCTCCTACAGAAGTGGGGCTCCTGGCCGCCGCTGGCTTTGATAAAGTCAAAGTATTTTCTCGTCCCAGAGTAAAGATAATTGCTACTGGAGATGAAGTGGTAGCTCCGGGAAGCCCACTTGAGCCCGGAAAACTCTACGCCAGCAATCTGGTTACACTTGTTAGCTGGTGTAATCACTTTGACTTTCCTGTATCCTGGGCCTTAATCAGTGATGAAAAATCGCAGTTAAAAATTGCTGTTGAAGAAGCCCTTTTAGAAAATGATGTTTTGATTACCAGTGGGGGTGCCTGGAAAGGCCCTAAAGATTTGGTCTTGAGAGTTCTTAAAGAACTTGGCTGGCAAGAGATTTTTAACTACGTGCGCATTGGCCCTGGAAAAGCCATTTCTTTTGGCAAAATTGGAGAAAAAGTGATTTTTTGTCTTCCTGGTGGGCCACCGTCTAATCAGATGGCTTTCTTAAACTTGGCTTTACCAGGGCTTTTGAGGCTTTGCGGCCGGGGAATGA from Thermodesulfatator indicus DSM 15286 harbors:
- a CDS encoding TrmH family RNA methyltransferase, translated to MKDFLVIPERLARIKEVLERRQPDLRLFLERVVNYHNVSAILRTADAVGVLHVHYFHEGELPINDAITCGAHRWLLLHREEKVKEALTKLRDQGFQLVATGLFPETIDFREVDYTRPTVIIVGHELEGISETVRELAHAVVKIPMHGMVQSLNVSVATGIILYEAERQRKEKGLYEISHLSEEEIESILEDWAYHRVIKDKARGRLSS
- a CDS encoding RluA family pseudouridine synthase, which codes for MNQGKTFELKVLPADEGKRLDVFLAENISELTRSQAKKIIENGHVKIDGKVVSKPRHKIKAGEIIEVFVPAPKPLEIKPEEEVPFEILYEDKHLAVINKPPGVVVHPGAGHYEGTLVHGLLARLKDLSGIGGELRPGIVHRLDKDTSGLLVVAKDDKTHQALTQMFKDREIKKIYLALVHGVPRLSAGKIEKPIGRHPVNRQKMSVHAKTGREALTFYRVRERFPKAALLEVEPKTGRTHQIRVHLASIGHPIVGDELYGGARPHGPKARRQMLHAYRLAFKHPVTGKELSFEAPLPEDFEEILSELRQVKN
- the coaE gene encoding dephospho-CoA kinase (Dephospho-CoA kinase (CoaE) performs the final step in coenzyme A biosynthesis.), which translates into the protein MEHSNPIKIAITGPPAAGKTTVLSIFAQKGVPVFSADEEVKRLSQPCKPGFHLVVKKLGKDFLTKEGQLNRRKLLHAMLADPKTKKTLEEIFHPLVKKSLLDWFEKNKDKPLLVAEIPLLYQGSWEKIFDRVIWVTVPQEVLLERLSKRLKDERLAKDLLRCYQKDLPEKIFPDLVIESTSPLSKIEERIKNDFF
- the glp gene encoding gephyrin-like molybdotransferase Glp gives rise to the protein MISFREALSLIAKHLSPLKPIYLPVWKARGFVLAEDVKSRVDVPNRDVSLKDGYAVRAEDISAANPEDPVILKLIGEIFAGGDEDFEVLPGTCVRITAGAPLPTGANAVLAEEFSRLEGESVLALADAPEGINVIKKGDDLLKEEIILESGTFLSPTEVGLLAAAGFDKVKVFSRPRVKIIATGDEVVAPGSPLEPGKLYASNLVTLVSWCNHFDFPVSWALISDEKSQLKIAVEEALLENDVLITSGGAWKGPKDLVLRVLKELGWQEIFNYVRIGPGKAISFGKIGEKVIFCLPGGPPSNQMAFLNLALPGLLRLCGRGMNPFPTIKALNRQRLSGEREWTQFFFGKILRKKNCLWFQALPFKSRLSYVGQADALAILPEGQDVLKEGESICVRMLKPCSACDFSEGY